The region GAACTGCACCCTGTCAAGTAGACAATTTAAATAATATAAAATCTAAGCAGCTTGAGCCCTATATTCTAAAGGACTTAAGCTGTTTAATTTTTTTTGTAATCTTTTTGTGTTGTAGAAATTTATGTATTCTTTAATATCTAACTCTTCGTAAGTTTCAAATTTTTTTAAATAATAACTTTCACTTTTTAAACTTCCCCAAAAGCCTTCCATAGGTCCATTGTCGATGCATCTTCCCACTTTAGACATACTTGTTTTAATACCTTGAGTATCTAATTTCACCTTAAAACCTTTCGATGTATATTGATAACCTCTGTCACTATGAAGCAATCCTTTAGCCATAGGATTATGCTCGATAGCTAAATCTAACGTTTAGAAAACTAGTGGATTATCATTTCGATGACTCAATACATAAGAAACGATACTTCTATCATATAAATCTAATATTACACTTAAATATGCTTTTTTACCATCTCTATATTTAAATTCGGTTACATCTGTTACCCATTTTTCATTTGGAAATGTTGCTTGAAATTTTATTATTTAAAAATCCTAATATAATTCTTTCTTTTTCTTGAATCGAAAATTTTGCTTTTTTACCCATATAAAAAACTCCCTTCATAATAAACAGATTTATATTATTTTATCTGTCTACTATAAAGGGAACATATCAAATTCCCCTCTCTTTTTTAGTTATTATTTCCCCATTCGTGCATAAGTTTTAAAATATCAATAAATTGCATTCCTTTATCAGTCATAGAATATTCAACTTTAGGTGGAATTTGTGGATACTCAACTCTATTTACCAGGCCATCTTCTACAAGTTCTTTCAATTGCTGAGTTAACATTTTATGATTTATTCCATTTAATTTTTTCTTTAACTCTCCATATCGATGAGTTCCTTCTATTCCTAAATGCCATAATATAATGGGCTTCCATTTCCCACCAATAAAAGATAATGTATATTCTACGGAACACTTATACTTCTCTTTTCTCTCTTTTCTTGTCACATTATTCTCCTTTACTTACTTTTTGGATAGTATATTACTAAAAAGTGCATACTTTACATATTTATCATATCAATATATACTAAATGAGTAAATAACGCAAGTTAAAATTTTAAATAATCAGGAGGAAAAAATATGTATCCAAGAAATTTTTCACACATAGGAATATCAGTACCAAATATAGAAGAGGCTGTTAAATTTTACAGGGAAGTTATGAATTGGTATGTGATTATGGCACCAACTTTAGTAAAAGAGGAAAAAGAAACAGCAATCGGAATGATGTGTATTGACGTTTTCGGAGAGAATTGGGGAGAATTTAAAATCGCTCACCTTTCAACAGGAGATGGAATTGGAATTGAGTTATTTGAGTTCCCACAAAACGATAAACCAAGAAATGAGTTTAATCCATACCCGACAGGGGTATTCCACTTCTCAGTAAAGGACCCTAACATTGAAGAATTAACAGCTAAAATTGTAGCTGCTGGTGGAAAGCAAAGAATGCCAATCAGAGAATATTATCCAGGAGAAAAGCCATATAAAATGGTTTACTGTGAAGATCCGTTTGGAAATATTATTGAAATCTACACTCATTCATATGAGCTGCACTACGGTGCTGGAGCTTACCAACACGAGTTATAAGATGCAAAAGGGTCCAGTTGAACTGGACCCTTTATTTTCAAAGCTTTAATCTATATTTAATACTAAAAAAATATTAGGTATTATTGTTACAAAGAGAAATATAACAATCCAACATATTATTACACTCTTTTATAACTAAAAAAATAAAACTAAAATTACCTCCTATTGCATGAGATTTATCTAAAGCCGAATAATATTATAATTTATTTGAATTTTTTATAACTATTGGAGGATAACCATTTTTCACTAATTCCTTTTAAAATTATATTTTTTATTTGCCATTCACTAAAAGGCTCTTCATTTTTTATAACATCTTCCAAGTATAGTATAGCTTCTCTATGGTTTACAACATTCTAAATGTTCTCTTAAACTTTTAATTGTTTCTTTGGATAGTGGTCTTAACTCATCTAGTTTTATTTTTTTACAGCTAATTCCTTAGCTTCTAATATAGCTTTATGCAATTTTTCTTCTAATAATTTTTTAGGTGGCAAACTTGCTAAATATTCAGAAACTCGTATATTACCTTCTGTAAGTCCTAAAAGCTCTATCTCTTCTGAATCCTTACTTGCACAAAGTATTATAGCAATAGGTTCCTCTTCAAACTCTTGCTTTTCATATTTACTTAGCCACTTTAGATAAAGTTCAACTTGTCCTTTATATTGAGGTTCAAATTCTCCTAACTTTAATTCTATTAAAACTAATCTTCTCATTTTTCTATGATAAAAAAGAAGGTCTAAATAATAATCTTTATTTCCTATTTGAATTCTTTTTTGTCTTCCCATAAAGGCAAAATCACTTCCAAATTCTAAAAGAAATTTCTCTAATTCTTGTAAGATTCTATTTTCTAAATCTTTTTCAGAATAACTATTTTCTAGCCCTAAAAAATCTAAAATATATGGATCTTTAATAAAAAGAGATTCGGTCATTATTTTCTGATTAGATAAAAGTTCTAAATCTTTTTTTATTGTTTCTTCTGGCTTTTTAGAAATTGCAGTTCTCTCAAATAACATTGAATTAATTCTCTCTTTAAAAACTCTAACAGACCACCCTTCATTTATAGTCATTGCTACATAAAACTCTCTTTTTAATTCATTTTCTATTTTAATTAATTCTACAAAATGTGACCAAGATAATTGTTGCGACAGTGTCGCAACAATCTCAAAATCTTTAAATTTTCTATAAAAATTAATCATTCTTGAAAGACCACTTTTACTAAATCCTCTGCCATAATGAGAAGTTAAACGCTTAGATAATTCTACAACAATATTTTCACCATATATTTTATCTGCTTTATCTAAAATATCTTTTTGAATATATTCTCCTATTTTCCAATATAGAATTATCAGCTCTGAGTTTATGGCTTTTAAGGCACTAGATTTTGAAGTCTCTATTAAGCTTATAATATAACTATAATTCCCTTGAATGTCTAAATTCTTTATTTCGTCATTTTCCATAATATATCTCCATTATTATTTTATTATAAATCTCCTCTTTCTTTAAGGACTTTTTCCCATCTATAGAT is a window of Cetobacterium somerae ATCC BAA-474 DNA encoding:
- a CDS encoding winged helix-turn-helix transcriptional regulator, with protein sequence MTRKERKEKYKCSVEYTLSFIGGKWKPIILWHLGIEGTHRYGELKKKLNGINHKMLTQQLKELVEDGLVNRVEYPQIPPKVEYSMTDKGMQFIDILKLMHEWGNNN
- a CDS encoding IS3 family transposase translates to MAKGLLHSDRGYQYTSKGFKVKLDTQGIKTSMSKVGRCIDNGPMEGFWGSLKSESYYLKKFETYEELDIKEYINFYNTKRLQKKLNSLSPLEYRAQAA
- a CDS encoding PDDEXK nuclease domain-containing protein is translated as MENDEIKNLDIQGNYSYIISLIETSKSSALKAINSELIILYWKIGEYIQKDILDKADKIYGENIVVELSKRLTSHYGRGFSKSGLSRMINFYRKFKDFEIVATLSQQLSWSHFVELIKIENELKREFYVAMTINEGWSVRVFKERINSMLFERTAISKKPEETIKKDLELLSNQKIMTESLFIKDPYILDFLGLENSYSEKDLENRILQELEKFLLEFGSDFAFMGRQKRIQIGNKDYYLDLLFYHRKMRRLVLIELKLGEFEPQYKGQVELYLKWLSKYEKQEFEEEPIAIILCASKDSEEIELLGLTEGNIRVSEYLASLPPKKLLEEKLHKAILEAKELAVKK
- a CDS encoding lactoylglutathione lyase family protein, with product MYPRNFSHIGISVPNIEEAVKFYREVMNWYVIMAPTLVKEEKETAIGMMCIDVFGENWGEFKIAHLSTGDGIGIELFEFPQNDKPRNEFNPYPTGVFHFSVKDPNIEELTAKIVAAGGKQRMPIREYYPGEKPYKMVYCEDPFGNIIEIYTHSYELHYGAGAYQHEL
- a CDS encoding DDE-type integrase/transposase/recombinase; protein product: MIKFQATFPNEKWVTDVTEFKYRDGKKAYLSVILDLYDRSIVSYVLSHRNDNPLVF